From a region of the Streptomyces venezuelae genome:
- a CDS encoding cytochrome b/b6 domain-containing protein: MTSTPGSAGPTGAVTPPRSDPARRVGRFSRTERWVHRLTAALALLCVATAAALYVPQLAELVGRRALVVTVHEWAGILLPAPFLAGLADPAFRADLRRLNRFGPHDRTWLRAMLRRDHRRASRPAGKFNAGQKIYASWIAGAVLVMLATGLLMWFTHLTPLVWRTSATFVHDWLALAIGVVLAGHIRMALADPEARRGMRTGSVERPWARREHPLWLRDEPQDTSTERPDEPR, from the coding sequence ATGACGTCGACGCCTGGGTCGGCGGGTCCAACGGGCGCAGTGACACCCCCACGGTCTGATCCGGCCCGGCGGGTCGGCAGGTTCAGCCGTACCGAGCGCTGGGTGCACCGCCTGACCGCCGCACTGGCCCTGCTGTGCGTGGCGACGGCGGCGGCGCTGTACGTGCCGCAGCTCGCCGAACTGGTCGGCCGCCGGGCCCTCGTGGTGACGGTCCACGAATGGGCCGGGATCCTGCTGCCCGCCCCGTTCCTCGCCGGTCTCGCCGATCCCGCCTTCCGGGCCGACCTGCGCAGGCTGAACCGGTTCGGACCGCACGACAGGACGTGGCTGCGCGCGATGCTGCGACGCGATCACCGGCGCGCGTCCCGCCCCGCGGGGAAGTTCAACGCCGGCCAGAAGATCTACGCGTCGTGGATCGCCGGTGCCGTCCTCGTGATGCTGGCGACCGGCCTGCTGATGTGGTTCACCCACCTGACGCCGCTGGTCTGGCGCACCAGTGCCACCTTCGTCCACGACTGGCTGGCCCTGGCCATCGGGGTGGTGCTCGCCGGGCACATCAGGATGGCGCTCGCCGACCCGGAGGCACGCAGGGGAATGCGCACCGGGTCCGTCGAGCGCCCCTGGGCGCGGCGGGAACACCCGCTGTGGCTGCGGGACGAGCCGCAGGACACGTCCACCGAACGGCCGGACGAGCCCCGCTGA
- a CDS encoding molybdopterin-dependent oxidoreductase — MLGLGAAGLAAAPYVQRGIESFLGAASDKDPTGLTGLLPNGGGFRYYSVATSVPRKNEQNYRLTVDGLVERPATYTLDALRALPQTRVVRDVQCVTGWRVPATPFAGVRLSQLLDAAGVRPEARAIRFTCFDGEYSESLTLPQARRDDVLVCLQMQDEPVSHSHGGPVRLYVAPMYFYKSAKWLSGITVTSEVRPGYWEERGYDVDAWVGGSNGRSDTPTV, encoded by the coding sequence ATGCTCGGGCTCGGCGCCGCGGGCCTCGCGGCCGCACCGTACGTACAGCGCGGGATCGAGTCCTTCCTCGGCGCCGCATCGGACAAGGACCCGACCGGGCTCACCGGGCTGCTCCCCAACGGGGGCGGCTTCCGCTACTACTCCGTCGCCACCTCCGTACCGCGCAAGAACGAGCAGAACTACCGGCTCACCGTGGACGGGCTGGTCGAACGCCCCGCGACGTACACCCTCGACGCCCTGCGCGCGCTGCCGCAGACCCGGGTCGTGCGGGACGTGCAGTGCGTCACCGGCTGGCGGGTCCCCGCGACCCCCTTCGCCGGCGTCAGACTGTCCCAGTTGCTGGACGCCGCCGGGGTCCGTCCCGAGGCCAGGGCGATCCGCTTCACCTGCTTCGACGGCGAGTACAGCGAGAGCCTCACCCTGCCACAGGCCCGGCGCGACGACGTGCTGGTCTGTCTGCAGATGCAGGACGAGCCGGTCAGCCACTCGCACGGTGGCCCGGTCCGGCTCTACGTCGCGCCGATGTACTTCTACAAGTCGGCGAAATGGCTCTCCGGGATCACCGTCACCTCCGAGGTGCGACCCGGCTACTGGGAGGAGCGGGGCTATGACGTCGACGCCTGGGTCGGCGGGTCCAACGGGCGCAGTGACACCCCCACGGTCTGA
- a CDS encoding cytochrome P450 — protein MARQDDQARRDELYRDPYPLYARARRAEGLTYVPEFDAWLVARDQDVREVLLRAGDFSSARALLPDVSLSEAALGVLPRGFGPRPTVVSSDGAAHRRHRAPLNRGLSAGRVAALLPYARTCAGELVDGFAADGSAELVEAYARRLPGMVVGRLIGLDPADVPAAVHGGYRAEELLFRPLSPEGQVAAAEDVVALQHLLDGYVRDRRERPRDDMCSTMVAALAPGDAELTLEQRHELVTSLQNLLIAGFLTTSALIGTMLLHLLEDPRRWRLLRADPSLIPAAVEEAVRHDTAIQAFRRTTTRAVTLAGTRLPAGATLLVAYGSANRDEQRYERADEFDVTRPGSRQHLAFGYGPHGCPGSQLARDQLRLTLDLFVRRMPELRLDRDRPRPQMRPTLIHRSPQALYVTW, from the coding sequence GTGGCTCGGCAGGACGACCAGGCGCGACGGGACGAGCTGTACCGCGACCCCTATCCGCTCTACGCCCGGGCCCGCCGGGCCGAGGGGCTGACGTACGTACCCGAGTTCGACGCGTGGCTGGTCGCGCGGGACCAGGACGTACGGGAAGTGCTGCTGCGCGCGGGGGACTTCTCCTCGGCCCGTGCGCTCCTGCCGGACGTGAGCCTCTCGGAGGCGGCGCTCGGCGTCCTGCCACGGGGGTTCGGCCCCCGCCCCACCGTCGTATCCAGCGACGGCGCGGCCCACCGGCGGCACCGGGCTCCGCTGAACCGGGGGCTGTCCGCCGGCCGGGTGGCGGCGCTGCTGCCGTACGCGCGGACGTGCGCGGGGGAGCTGGTGGACGGCTTCGCGGCCGACGGCTCCGCGGAGCTGGTGGAGGCGTACGCCCGGCGGCTGCCCGGAATGGTGGTCGGGCGGCTGATCGGGCTGGACCCGGCCGACGTGCCCGCTGCGGTGCACGGCGGCTACCGGGCCGAGGAGCTGCTGTTCCGCCCGTTGTCGCCGGAGGGGCAGGTGGCCGCCGCCGAGGACGTGGTGGCCCTCCAGCACCTGCTGGACGGGTACGTCCGCGACCGGCGCGAGCGTCCCCGGGACGACATGTGCTCGACGATGGTGGCCGCGCTGGCCCCCGGCGACGCCGAGCTCACCCTCGAACAGCGCCACGAACTGGTGACGAGCCTGCAGAACCTGCTGATCGCCGGATTCCTCACCACGAGCGCCCTCATCGGCACGATGCTGCTGCACCTGCTCGAAGACCCGCGGCGGTGGCGGCTGCTCCGCGCCGATCCGTCCCTGATTCCGGCGGCGGTGGAGGAGGCCGTCCGCCACGACACCGCCATCCAGGCCTTCCGGCGGACCACCACCCGGGCCGTGACGCTCGCCGGGACGAGGCTGCCCGCGGGGGCCACCCTGCTGGTGGCGTACGGTTCGGCCAACCGCGACGAGCAACGGTACGAACGGGCCGACGAGTTCGACGTCACCCGGCCCGGCAGCCGGCAGCACCTCGCCTTCGGGTACGGACCCCACGGCTGCCCCGGCTCGCAACTGGCCCGCGACCAGCTCCGCCTGACCCTCGACCTCTTCGTCCGTCGCATGCCGGAGCTGCGGCTGGACCGGGACCGCCCACGGCCACAGATGCGCCCCACGCTGATCCACCGCTCGCCGCAGGCCCTGTACGTCACCTGGTGA
- a CDS encoding EF-hand domain-containing protein → MSEKARRLFDALDLDQDGTLTRAEVIGALRSKGPTLAAQGAIPFWGVGDTEASSALFDAADQNGDRVLTFEEFAAVVDRRFGW, encoded by the coding sequence ATGAGTGAGAAGGCCCGGCGCCTGTTCGACGCCCTCGACCTCGATCAGGACGGCACGCTGACCCGCGCCGAGGTCATCGGCGCCCTGCGTTCCAAGGGGCCGACCCTCGCGGCGCAGGGAGCCATCCCCTTCTGGGGTGTCGGGGACACCGAGGCGTCCTCGGCTCTCTTCGACGCGGCCGACCAGAACGGCGACCGGGTGCTGACGTTCGAGGAGTTCGCGGCCGTGGTCGACCGGCGCTTCGGCTGGTAG
- a CDS encoding serine/threonine-protein kinase: MGSAPSADFFQPLKADDPAVVGGYRLVAVLGSGGMGKVYLSYTPGGRPLAIKVIRPEFSEDPEFRRRFRQEVRAAERVQGLYTAPVIDSDTEGAQPWLATAYVPGPSLADAVARHGALPVRSVLLLTVGVAEALHVIHGAGIVHRDLKPANVLLASDGPRVIDFGIARAADSTALTSTGVSVGTPAFMAPEQASAGTVTPATDVFALGQIAAFTAIGASVFGDGPSHAVLYRIVHEDPDLSALPAELRPVVTRCLSRDPADRPTLTEVIELCHAASESPLRQGEDWLPQAVAGSLTERLQLPAPAPTPAPAHAPAPAPTPTEVSAPGAAAVPAAPGYTPTGVAASAPTQTAPAAGAPGAVVPGHPTPPPYTQPSHAQPSYAQPSYAQPSYPPPQHGHPPYSQPSYAPGHGTPPPFHAQGFVPGPPAAPAPPRPKRTGLIVAGAVVAAVVGLVVLGSLLPDGNADKGGDKGSGGGSASPGAAQKRPDPQPVSYQGIEMPQNHQLMFADNPPRPAEEPTGAGVLYGHGDLFYYRDTMFGDEKFGTANGKLVLLNNSEKGSLETCRAVTRFTEKIGLDQLTDGSQVCVLSKAGHITLATFRGRSGVKEETRFITVDLTVWRNAEASAKD; this comes from the coding sequence ATGGGCAGCGCACCTTCCGCCGACTTCTTCCAGCCGCTCAAGGCGGACGACCCTGCCGTCGTGGGCGGCTACCGCCTGGTGGCCGTTCTGGGCTCGGGCGGCATGGGCAAGGTCTACCTCTCCTACACGCCGGGCGGCCGTCCCCTCGCCATCAAGGTGATCCGGCCCGAGTTCAGCGAGGACCCCGAGTTCCGCCGGCGCTTCCGGCAGGAGGTGCGGGCCGCGGAGCGGGTCCAGGGGCTCTACACGGCACCGGTCATCGACTCGGACACCGAGGGTGCCCAGCCCTGGCTGGCCACGGCCTACGTACCGGGTCCCTCGCTCGCCGACGCCGTGGCCCGGCACGGCGCGCTGCCGGTGCGCAGCGTGCTGCTGCTGACCGTCGGTGTAGCCGAGGCGCTGCACGTCATCCACGGCGCGGGCATCGTCCACCGGGACCTGAAACCCGCCAACGTGCTGCTCGCCTCCGACGGTCCGCGCGTCATCGACTTCGGCATCGCCCGGGCCGCCGACTCCACCGCCCTGACGAGTACCGGCGTGAGCGTCGGCACGCCGGCGTTCATGGCGCCCGAGCAGGCCTCGGCGGGCACGGTCACCCCGGCCACCGACGTCTTCGCCCTCGGGCAGATCGCCGCCTTCACCGCGATCGGAGCGTCCGTCTTCGGCGACGGGCCCTCGCACGCGGTGCTCTACCGGATCGTGCACGAGGACCCCGACCTCAGCGCCCTGCCCGCGGAGCTCAGGCCGGTGGTGACCCGCTGCCTCAGCCGCGACCCGGCCGACCGGCCGACGCTGACCGAGGTCATCGAGCTGTGCCACGCGGCCTCGGAGTCCCCGCTGCGCCAGGGCGAGGACTGGCTGCCGCAGGCCGTTGCCGGTTCCCTCACCGAGCGGCTGCAACTGCCCGCTCCGGCCCCGACTCCGGCGCCCGCCCACGCCCCCGCCCCCGCCCCGACTCCGACCGAGGTCTCGGCGCCTGGTGCGGCCGCCGTACCCGCCGCGCCCGGGTACACGCCGACCGGCGTGGCCGCCTCGGCGCCGACGCAGACGGCTCCGGCGGCGGGCGCTCCCGGGGCCGTGGTGCCGGGACACCCGACGCCGCCCCCGTACACGCAGCCTTCGCATGCACAGCCTTCGTACGCGCAGCCTTCGTACGCGCAGCCGTCCTACCCGCCGCCGCAGCACGGGCACCCCCCGTACTCGCAGCCGTCGTACGCCCCGGGCCACGGCACGCCGCCGCCGTTCCACGCACAGGGCTTCGTGCCCGGTCCGCCCGCGGCACCCGCTCCGCCGCGTCCCAAGCGGACGGGGCTGATCGTCGCCGGGGCGGTCGTCGCGGCGGTCGTCGGGCTCGTCGTCCTCGGGTCGCTGCTGCCCGACGGCAACGCCGACAAGGGCGGCGACAAGGGATCGGGCGGCGGCAGCGCCTCGCCGGGTGCCGCGCAGAAGCGGCCCGACCCGCAGCCGGTCTCGTACCAGGGCATCGAGATGCCCCAGAACCACCAGCTGATGTTCGCCGACAACCCGCCGCGTCCGGCGGAGGAGCCCACCGGCGCCGGGGTGCTCTACGGGCACGGGGACCTCTTCTACTACCGGGACACCATGTTCGGGGACGAGAAGTTCGGTACCGCGAACGGCAAGCTCGTCCTGCTGAACAACTCCGAGAAGGGCTCCCTGGAGACCTGCCGCGCCGTGACCCGCTTCACCGAGAAGATCGGCCTCGACCAGCTGACGGACGGTTCACAGGTCTGCGTACTGAGCAAGGCCGGCCACATCACGCTGGCGACGTTCCGTGGCCGTTCGGGCGTGAAGGAGGAGACCAGGTTCATCACCGTCGACCTGACGGTCTGGCGCAACGCCGAGGCCTCGGCGAAGGACTAG
- a CDS encoding immunity 49 family protein, with protein MARHEVGENVALRALENIGSRTFGRWHSLRYGSLSIKGIQEMGDELLDHVGALSLQDPQLESAPGRLALATAAECALGVLTLGTCPGGDFEISFPLIDEELSSEDFAFGDAVDLAPTAQVWVDAFALTVITGLVREPARVIGPLLKTDYAPMFHAGLPHSSLSSVSDPAELAEMDALCGYLHLVERPRSPWVASGVSPLRKPDAQERAAAAARLDGAGTLTPDQRLLRVLLDDDRPAFERALAGRLLEHRDNADGAGAAPRTLLPVTVIALAALAVQAHGWELDVHSGYLPAGLLRAQRA; from the coding sequence GTGGCACGTCACGAGGTCGGCGAGAACGTGGCCTTGCGGGCCCTGGAGAACATCGGCAGCCGGACCTTCGGCCGCTGGCACAGCCTGCGCTACGGCAGCCTGTCCATCAAGGGGATACAGGAGATGGGTGACGAGCTGCTCGACCACGTCGGCGCCCTTTCCCTCCAGGACCCGCAACTGGAAAGCGCGCCGGGCCGACTGGCGCTCGCAACGGCGGCGGAGTGCGCGCTCGGTGTCCTGACGCTCGGAACCTGCCCCGGCGGGGACTTCGAGATCTCCTTCCCGCTCATCGACGAGGAGCTCAGCAGCGAGGACTTCGCCTTCGGCGACGCGGTCGACCTGGCACCCACGGCGCAGGTGTGGGTGGACGCCTTCGCACTGACCGTGATCACCGGGCTGGTCCGGGAACCGGCCCGGGTGATCGGGCCCCTGCTCAAGACGGACTACGCTCCGATGTTCCACGCCGGACTGCCGCATTCGTCGCTGTCCTCGGTGTCCGACCCGGCCGAACTCGCCGAGATGGACGCGCTCTGCGGCTACCTCCACCTGGTGGAGAGGCCCAGGTCGCCCTGGGTCGCGTCCGGGGTGTCGCCCCTGCGCAAGCCGGACGCGCAGGAGCGTGCGGCGGCCGCCGCGCGGCTGGACGGGGCGGGCACGCTCACCCCCGACCAGCGGCTGCTGCGCGTACTGCTCGACGACGACCGGCCCGCGTTCGAGCGGGCCCTGGCCGGCCGCCTCCTGGAGCACCGCGACAACGCCGACGGTGCGGGTGCCGCGCCGAGGACGCTGCTGCCGGTCACGGTCATCGCCCTGGCGGCACTCGCCGTACAGGCGCACGGCTGGGAGCTGGACGTGCACTCCGGATACCTGCCGGCGGGGCTGCTGCGCGCCCAGAGGGCTTAG
- a CDS encoding GNAT family N-acetyltransferase — translation MRPESTFLVSPRADVLTETVEGFGTVRFTPVDPVADSAVLHSWVAEERARFWGMNGVSRELVQEIYEDVDRRDTHHAYMVRLDDEPVALFQTYEPTEDRVGDCYAVREGDIGVHLMLAPMTGRPRPGFSRTLIGSLIRFTFRDPAVLRAVAEPDASNAKALSLLNRLGFVRQGEITLPEIDLPEVYLPEKRAVLAFLDRPAVLPAAVAVVQHA, via the coding sequence ATGAGACCCGAGTCCACTTTCCTCGTCTCCCCCCGCGCGGACGTCCTGACCGAGACCGTCGAAGGCTTCGGCACGGTCCGCTTCACCCCGGTCGACCCGGTCGCGGACTCCGCCGTACTGCACTCCTGGGTCGCCGAGGAGAGGGCGCGGTTCTGGGGCATGAACGGCGTCAGCCGGGAACTGGTCCAGGAGATCTACGAGGACGTGGACCGCCGGGACACGCACCACGCGTACATGGTCCGGTTGGATGACGAGCCCGTGGCGCTCTTCCAGACGTACGAGCCCACCGAGGACCGGGTCGGCGACTGCTACGCGGTGCGCGAGGGCGACATCGGCGTTCATCTGATGCTGGCCCCGATGACCGGCCGGCCCCGGCCCGGATTCAGCAGGACCCTGATCGGTTCGCTCATCCGGTTCACCTTCCGCGACCCGGCCGTCCTGCGCGCGGTGGCCGAGCCCGACGCCTCCAACGCCAAGGCGCTCTCGCTGCTGAACCGGCTCGGCTTCGTCCGGCAGGGCGAGATCACCCTCCCGGAGATCGACCTGCCCGAGGTGTACCTCCCGGAGAAGCGGGCCGTGCTCGCCTTCCTCGACCGCCCCGCCGTACTCCCGGCCGCCGTGGCGGTCGTGCAGCACGCCTGA
- a CDS encoding deoxynucleoside kinase: MPVICVGGMIGIGKTSVAELLAKELGSDVFYESVDDNPILPLFYTASPEEIQAKRYPFLLQLYFLQTRFASIKEAYKQGDNVLDRSIYEDWYFAKVNHDLGRISSLEMQVYEGLLGEMMREIDGLPYRKAPDLMVYLKADFETVLHRIGLRGRGFEQDESLVEYYRTLWSGYDDWVHKHYSASEVLVIDMNHTDVVNKPEDAARVVREVKETLATVAHRR; the protein is encoded by the coding sequence ATGCCAGTGATCTGCGTCGGAGGCATGATCGGAATCGGCAAGACGAGTGTGGCCGAGCTGCTCGCCAAGGAGCTGGGCAGCGACGTCTTCTACGAGAGCGTGGACGACAACCCGATCCTGCCGCTCTTCTACACGGCGAGCCCCGAGGAGATCCAGGCGAAGCGCTACCCCTTCCTGCTGCAGCTCTACTTCCTGCAGACGCGGTTCGCCTCGATCAAGGAGGCGTACAAGCAGGGGGACAACGTCCTCGACCGGTCCATCTACGAGGACTGGTACTTCGCCAAGGTCAACCACGACCTGGGGCGGATCAGCTCCCTCGAAATGCAGGTGTACGAGGGACTGCTGGGCGAGATGATGCGCGAGATCGACGGCCTGCCGTACCGCAAGGCGCCCGATCTCATGGTCTACCTCAAGGCGGACTTCGAGACGGTGCTGCACCGTATCGGGCTGCGGGGCCGCGGCTTCGAGCAGGACGAGAGCCTCGTCGAGTACTACCGGACCCTGTGGTCCGGCTACGACGACTGGGTGCACAAGCACTACTCGGCCAGCGAGGTCCTCGTGATCGACATGAACCACACGGACGTGGTGAACAAGCCCGAGGACGCGGCGCGCGTGGTGCGGGAGGTCAAGGAGACCCTGGCGACGGTCGCGCACCGGCGCTGA
- a CDS encoding class I SAM-dependent methyltransferase — translation MTSSSETPGPLRQASAPAVPARPAVPAAPAGFRPGDTARPPRAFTPAAGRFAPTSFYDPVAALVRERLWRGLLAMHVAPRPEEVIVDVGCGTGSQALLLHDIEPAAHIVGIDPDPRILAVARRKARSTGAAVDWRQGMGDEVAELLGAGSADTAVSSLVLHQCPLPMKRAILAALHTVLRPGGRLVLADYGLQRTRLMRTAFRVVQFADGRADTQPNADGILPSLVTEAGFDRVREAEVVSTVTGSISVYVARRAGD, via the coding sequence ATGACCTCGTCGAGTGAAACCCCCGGTCCTCTCCGTCAGGCCTCCGCGCCCGCCGTGCCGGCCCGGCCCGCCGTGCCTGCCGCGCCCGCCGGGTTCCGGCCCGGCGACACGGCGCGCCCTCCCCGAGCGTTCACCCCCGCCGCCGGCCGCTTCGCCCCCACCAGCTTCTACGACCCCGTGGCCGCCCTGGTGCGCGAGCGGCTCTGGCGCGGCCTGCTGGCCATGCACGTCGCTCCGCGTCCGGAAGAGGTGATCGTCGACGTCGGCTGCGGCACCGGCTCCCAGGCCCTGCTCCTGCACGACATCGAACCCGCCGCGCACATCGTCGGCATCGATCCGGACCCCCGCATCCTGGCCGTCGCCCGCCGCAAGGCCCGGAGCACGGGCGCAGCCGTCGACTGGCGCCAGGGCATGGGCGACGAAGTGGCCGAGCTGCTCGGGGCGGGCAGCGCGGACACCGCCGTCTCCAGCCTCGTCCTGCACCAGTGCCCCCTCCCGATGAAGCGTGCGATCCTGGCCGCCCTGCACACGGTGCTGCGGCCCGGCGGCCGACTGGTCCTGGCCGACTACGGCCTCCAGCGCACCCGTCTGATGCGCACCGCGTTCCGTGTCGTCCAGTTCGCCGACGGCCGGGCCGACACCCAGCCCAACGCCGACGGCATCCTGCCCTCCCTCGTCACCGAGGCCGGATTCGACCGGGTCCGGGAGGCCGAGGTGGTCTCAACCGTCACCGGGTCCATCTCGGTGTACGTCGCCCGGCGCGCCGGCGACTGA